The following are encoded together in the Thermococcus sibiricus MM 739 genome:
- a CDS encoding type 2 periplasmic-binding domain-containing protein, with the protein MKNPLEVLNMWQKLDFRKSFVLGMIALVVLSFVAGCIGGETQTPGAQTSAPAETYELKMATFYLAGDPGFEIAQHFADEVEKMSNGRIKIEVYQAGELGFPVTEIVDSTANGVVDIAIFYSSYLASQDPVLALAGGKPGPISNPYELFYQVKTVEDLIQKSFEKFGVVYIGPMIYGEPEILVSRVPINRLSDLNGKI; encoded by the coding sequence ATGAAAAATCCATTGGAGGTTTTAAATATGTGGCAAAAACTTGATTTTAGAAAAAGTTTTGTGCTAGGGATGATTGCTTTGGTAGTTTTGTCTTTTGTGGCAGGATGTATTGGAGGAGAAACCCAAACTCCAGGAGCCCAAACTAGCGCCCCTGCAGAGACTTATGAACTTAAAATGGCCACTTTTTATCTAGCCGGTGATCCAGGATTTGAAATAGCCCAACATTTTGCTGATGAAGTTGAGAAAATGTCAAATGGTAGAATAAAAATTGAAGTCTATCAAGCGGGAGAACTTGGTTTCCCAGTAACTGAGATCGTAGATTCAACAGCTAATGGCGTAGTTGATATAGCAATATTTTACAGCAGCTACTTGGCTTCTCAAGATCCAGTATTAGCTCTTGCTGGAGGTAAGCCAGGGCCTATTTCAAACCCATACGAACTCTTCTACCAAGTCAAAACCGTTGAAGACTTGATTCAAAAGAGCTTTGAGAAGTTTGGCGTGGTTTATATCGGTCCTATGATATATGGAGAGCCAGAAATCCTTGTTTCTCGAGTTCCAATCAACAGATTGAGCGATTTAAATGGTAAAATATAA
- the dctP gene encoding TRAP transporter substrate-binding protein DctP: protein MVKYKILRSSGLAAVFYNTLGAQAMMMASGELYQALQLGTIDGLEWTDYTADYKMGFHEVAKYVLEPTPGVNLHSEAAVHAFLIVNPDLWNKLPDDLKEIIKVASRESYLWGSHYVNTLNREYRQKWIEAGATLVKLPPEDNQKIIETAIQLHVEYAKKSPEAQEYISRLVKVWRDLGHDEWADALEAALG, encoded by the coding sequence ATGGTAAAATATAAAATATTAAGATCTTCCGGTCTAGCTGCAGTGTTTTACAACACCCTTGGCGCTCAGGCTATGATGATGGCTTCTGGAGAACTTTACCAAGCCCTCCAACTTGGGACAATAGATGGTCTCGAGTGGACAGATTATACTGCTGACTATAAGATGGGGTTCCATGAAGTTGCAAAATACGTTTTAGAGCCTACTCCTGGTGTTAACCTGCACAGTGAAGCTGCAGTACATGCATTCTTGATTGTAAACCCTGATTTGTGGAACAAACTCCCAGATGATCTTAAAGAAATCATTAAAGTGGCGAGCAGGGAAAGTTATCTCTGGGGTAGCCACTATGTTAACACGTTAAACAGAGAATACAGACAAAAGTGGATTGAGGCTGGAGCAACACTCGTCAAATTGCCACCTGAAGACAATCAAAAGATAATTGAAACAGCAATACAACTTCACGTAGAGTATGCTAAAAAGAGTCCAGAAGCTCAAGAATATATTAGCAGACTTGTTAAGGTCTGGAGAGACCTAGGTCATGATGAGTGGGCTGATGCATTGGAAGCTGCTTTAGGATAA
- a CDS encoding TRAP transporter small permease subunit, with translation MDPISKFNSKLSFFIMYATLLITLVVVYEVSTRYFLNMADSRAIFVSVWLYGILFTLGGAYTLREGGHVSVDIVYRKVPEKVRKVLDVVDIGIVTLTGIILILVGTPIAWRSFMIREVDSSLGIVFAPPIWWFKWIAVISVVLITLQTIPMMLEKTRQWR, from the coding sequence TTGGACCCAATAAGTAAATTTAATTCCAAACTTTCTTTTTTTATTATGTATGCTACTCTACTCATAACCCTCGTCGTGGTGTATGAAGTAAGCACAAGGTATTTCCTCAATATGGCAGATTCTCGTGCAATATTTGTTTCAGTATGGCTTTATGGAATACTCTTCACATTAGGCGGAGCATATACTTTGCGGGAAGGGGGCCACGTTTCAGTGGACATAGTTTATAGAAAGGTGCCAGAAAAAGTTAGGAAAGTGCTTGATGTCGTGGACATTGGGATAGTTACACTTACGGGAATAATCTTGATTCTAGTAGGAACACCAATTGCTTGGAGATCTTTCATGATCAGAGAAGTGGATTCTAGCTTGGGGATAGTTTTTGCACCACCTATATGGTGGTTTAAGTGGATTGCAGTAATATCTGTGGTTCTAATAACACTTCAGACTATTCCGATGATGTTAGAAAAGACCAGACAATGGAGGTGA
- a CDS encoding TRAP transporter large permease, with translation MASTLMPFVMFIFLFGLILLNIPVAFALFFTSIVFGLIFWGWNGLYVTFQGIWSLMNNWALVALPLFVFMSAVLEKSGIADELFTTFYKLLGRIRGSLAVIAIILGYTIGAMSGVIAAAIASLALIIYPLMVKHGYDKKLAIGSILAAGTLPQVVPPSFNMIVYGSVAGVSVGKLFAGGLGVGTVMAIVFSIYVLVWSHLNKDKVPVFEAGKISLGEKIASLKYLIGPLTIIFGVLGSIFTGIATPTEASGVGAFLSLVYVLLRGKLTKKVLDEALVVTLKVTSMACWIMAGGSAFSSVFSGIGGKKLVVDLLMSLPAAKITVLIFSLALIFFLGMFVDPVSIIMIMTPILTPAVTGLGYDPLWWGVAFTSMLLVSYLTPPVGLGLYYFKGAIDEVSMDDIYRAVLPFIVLQVIAIVIIILEPDIVLWFIRVLFRS, from the coding sequence ATGGCTAGTACCCTCATGCCATTTGTAATGTTTATATTCCTCTTTGGGCTCATATTGTTAAATATACCTGTTGCTTTTGCACTGTTCTTCACTTCGATAGTATTTGGATTGATCTTCTGGGGTTGGAATGGTTTATATGTCACCTTTCAGGGTATATGGAGTTTAATGAATAACTGGGCGCTTGTGGCCTTACCTCTGTTTGTTTTCATGTCTGCAGTTCTTGAGAAAAGTGGGATAGCAGATGAGTTGTTTACTACCTTCTACAAGCTTTTGGGTAGAATCAGAGGATCTTTAGCTGTAATAGCAATCATTTTGGGATATACAATTGGAGCGATGTCAGGAGTGATAGCAGCGGCAATAGCCAGTTTGGCACTAATTATATACCCTCTTATGGTTAAGCATGGATATGATAAGAAACTTGCCATAGGTTCAATACTGGCAGCTGGTACATTACCCCAAGTTGTACCTCCAAGCTTTAACATGATCGTTTATGGTTCTGTGGCTGGAGTATCTGTAGGAAAACTTTTCGCTGGAGGGCTTGGAGTAGGTACGGTAATGGCCATAGTGTTTAGCATCTATGTACTCGTATGGAGCCACTTAAACAAAGATAAAGTACCAGTATTCGAGGCGGGAAAAATCTCCCTTGGAGAGAAAATAGCTTCACTTAAATATCTTATCGGGCCTCTTACAATAATATTTGGTGTTTTAGGCTCGATATTTACAGGAATAGCAACACCAACAGAAGCCTCCGGTGTTGGAGCGTTTTTAAGTTTAGTCTATGTCCTCCTGAGAGGGAAACTAACCAAAAAGGTCTTAGATGAAGCTTTGGTAGTCACTTTAAAAGTAACTTCAATGGCCTGTTGGATAATGGCGGGTGGTTCAGCATTTAGTTCAGTTTTTAGTGGGATCGGTGGGAAGAAATTGGTGGTTGATCTCCTAATGTCCCTCCCAGCGGCGAAAATCACAGTGCTAATATTTTCATTAGCTCTAATATTCTTCCTCGGCATGTTTGTAGACCCGGTTTCTATCATCATGATCATGACTCCAATATTAACTCCAGCAGTCACAGGGTTAGGTTATGATCCATTGTGGTGGGGTGTGGCTTTTACATCAATGCTTTTGGTTTCATACCTAACCCCTCCAGTAGGACTTGGTTTGTATTACTTTAAAGGAGCTATTGACGAGGTTTCAATGGATGATATCTATCGTGCAGTGCTACCATTCATTGTGTTACAAGTTATAGCAATAGTCATCATAATCCTAGAGCCGGACATAGTGCTTTGGTTTATAAGAGTTTTATTTAGAAGTTAG
- a CDS encoding aldolase — MSKLVKDMLVKYSKLAHERGLTAAFGGNFSILFNGKIFIKSTGSIMNELTRTQIAMMDFEGNSLSSIRPSSEWKLHVEVYKLRKDIRAIAHLHPPYSIVVSTLLEEELPIITPEAEVYLKKIPIVPFKPAGSWELARETAKYLEAYDAVIMENHGVVTVGKSLREAYYKTELVEESAKLWYLKEKGI; from the coding sequence ATGAGCAAACTTGTAAAGGATATGCTTGTTAAATACTCAAAATTGGCCCATGAGCGAGGGCTTACTGCGGCTTTTGGGGGAAACTTCAGTATTTTATTCAATGGAAAGATATTCATAAAGTCCACGGGCTCCATAATGAATGAGCTCACTAGAACTCAAATTGCAATGATGGATTTTGAAGGTAATTCTTTAAGCTCTATAAGGCCATCTTCTGAATGGAAACTCCATGTGGAAGTATACAAGCTGAGGAAGGATATTAGAGCAATTGCTCACTTGCACCCTCCTTATTCTATAGTGGTCTCAACCTTACTCGAAGAGGAACTTCCGATAATAACGCCTGAAGCTGAGGTATATCTGAAGAAGATACCAATAGTCCCGTTTAAACCTGCAGGGAGCTGGGAATTAGCTAGAGAAACAGCAAAATATCTAGAGGCTTATGATGCAGTTATTATGGAGAATCACGGGGTAGTGACTGTAGGAAAAAGTTTGAGAGAGGCATATTATAAAACAGAATTAGTAGAAGAAAGTGCAAAGCTATGGTATCTAAAAGAAAAAGGCATTTGA
- a CDS encoding UPF0147 family protein encodes MSDVEVRIQQIIQVLKEQVVQDTIVPRNIRRAAERAIESLMDTSKDPTVRAADAIVILEEISEDPNMPMHTRTIIWEVLGALEQVK; translated from the coding sequence ATGAGCGACGTAGAAGTGAGGATTCAACAAATTATCCAAGTTCTGAAGGAACAAGTTGTTCAAGATACTATCGTCCCCAGAAATATAAGAAGGGCCGCTGAAAGGGCCATAGAAAGTTTAATGGATACTAGCAAGGATCCGACTGTAAGAGCTGCTGATGCGATTGTCATTCTTGAAGAAATTAGCGAAGATCCTAATATGCCAATGCACACAAGAACAATAATATGGGAAGTCCTAGGGGCTTTAGAACAGGTTAAGTAA
- the cobO gene encoding cob(I)yrinic acid a,c-diamide adenosyltransferase has product MTKIEGWKEKLGMIHIYTGNGKGKTTAALGLGLRMLGNGGKVIMIQFLKSPNVYGEQKKAQECGIVVESYGLPKFVHKKPDPEEIKVARKALERTREIVKNGEWDLVILDEICVALGFGMIDVEDVKAILKEKSPYTEVVLTGRYCPEELFELADYVTLMKEVKHPYQKGILARKGIEY; this is encoded by the coding sequence GTGACTAAAATAGAAGGTTGGAAAGAGAAGTTGGGTATGATCCACATCTACACTGGTAATGGAAAAGGGAAAACAACCGCTGCTTTGGGTTTAGGATTAAGAATGCTGGGTAACGGCGGCAAAGTCATCATGATTCAGTTCCTAAAGTCGCCTAATGTTTACGGAGAACAAAAGAAAGCCCAAGAGTGCGGGATAGTAGTAGAGTCTTATGGATTGCCAAAATTTGTCCACAAAAAACCAGATCCTGAGGAGATCAAAGTCGCTAGAAAGGCCTTGGAAAGAACCAGAGAGATCGTTAAAAATGGAGAATGGGACCTTGTAATCCTTGATGAGATATGTGTAGCATTAGGATTTGGAATGATAGATGTTGAAGATGTTAAAGCAATCTTAAAAGAGAAATCCCCATACACAGAAGTTGTTTTAACAGGGCGCTACTGTCCTGAAGAACTTTTTGAACTTGCAGACTATGTAACATTGATGAAAGAAGTCAAACATCCATATCAAAAGGGTATATTGGCTAGAAAAGGTATTGAATACTAA
- a CDS encoding DmpA family aminopeptidase, whose amino-acid sequence MKAPDLGIKLGVFRHGKKNSIADVKGVKVGHVSLIKGEGKLIPGKGPVRTGVTAILPHEGNIYKEKLLASVFVMNGYAKPIGLIQVRELGTLETPIILTNTLAVGTATDALIEYMLDQNEDIGVSTGSVNPVVMECNDSYLNDIRGKHVKKEHIFEALKNAKADFDEGAVGAGTGMSAFEFKGGIGSSSRIVDIEGRKYTIGALVLSNFGKREDLTIAGVPAGLELRNWPGKGGEGKGSIIIVIATDVPLTARQLYRVAKRGAIGLARTGGYAYNGSGDIIFAFSTAQRIKHYQKEIIDIKSTPDDVLSPLFKATAETVEEAIINSLLQAKAMTGRDNHIRYALPKEDLLKIMKKYGRLEKG is encoded by the coding sequence ATGAAGGCCCCTGACCTTGGTATTAAGCTTGGCGTTTTTAGGCATGGAAAGAAGAACTCAATTGCCGATGTGAAAGGAGTAAAAGTTGGACATGTAAGTCTAATCAAAGGGGAAGGAAAGCTTATACCCGGCAAAGGCCCGGTAAGGACTGGAGTAACAGCTATACTTCCTCATGAAGGGAACATATACAAAGAAAAACTGTTAGCAAGTGTCTTTGTCATGAATGGTTATGCAAAGCCGATTGGGCTAATCCAGGTTAGAGAGCTTGGAACTCTAGAGACTCCAATAATCCTTACCAATACACTTGCCGTTGGCACTGCTACAGATGCTCTTATAGAATACATGCTTGACCAAAATGAAGATATCGGAGTTTCCACAGGTTCTGTTAACCCAGTGGTTATGGAGTGTAATGATTCATATCTAAACGATATTAGAGGAAAACATGTGAAAAAAGAGCATATTTTTGAGGCACTCAAGAACGCCAAAGCGGATTTTGATGAAGGTGCTGTTGGAGCTGGAACAGGAATGAGTGCTTTTGAGTTCAAAGGCGGAATTGGTTCTTCTTCAAGGATAGTGGATATAGAAGGAAGGAAATATACCATTGGTGCTCTTGTTTTAAGCAACTTTGGCAAGAGGGAAGATTTGACAATAGCTGGAGTTCCAGCAGGTCTAGAGTTAAGAAACTGGCCGGGAAAAGGTGGAGAAGGAAAGGGAAGTATAATAATAGTCATTGCTACAGATGTTCCTTTAACAGCAAGACAGCTTTACAGAGTTGCCAAAAGGGGAGCCATAGGACTGGCCAGAACTGGGGGTTATGCATATAATGGAAGTGGGGATATAATTTTTGCCTTCTCAACTGCTCAGAGAATAAAACATTACCAGAAAGAAATTATTGACATAAAAAGCACTCCTGATGATGTTTTGTCCCCTCTTTTCAAAGCAACTGCTGAAACCGTTGAGGAGGCGATAATCAATTCTCTCCTCCAGGCAAAGGCGATGACGGGGAGAGATAATCACATTCGCTATGCTTTACCAAAGGAGGACTTATTGAAGATAATGAAGAAATATGGAAGATTAGAGAAAGGTTGA
- a CDS encoding aminotransferase class V-fold PLP-dependent enzyme has product MNVKHLFPGLRNFRAYLNTASAGFLPLTALKRSMDFLSYLTDFREGVDSVDFLDKEIMENVLDEGKRLLRTKRENLTLTIQTTEGLRRLLLSIEPKKSMNIISFDMEFPSLSCLLKSYAQRYNLELRVIKNRNGWYYLEDMEKLVDDNTFAIIGSSVQWISGQRMNLRELSRIAHEHGAWVIVDAVQHLGNLTLYPEKEGVDAVIAGGEKWLLNPSVGSGLMYVSNALIEEASPIAGLLNMKSPVGEWSSWWGMPEKDPWGNFDFRNDARKLDFGGGPPYLLATTLWGALEVINEIGIEKIERHNTNLAGRIKDEILALGLEIIGGEDWEKSAIITIKTGLSYEKEEEIYKRILAEGIKVSHRGALGHYGIRVSPHLYNEMKDIEIFLEFLVNSLSRL; this is encoded by the coding sequence ATGAATGTTAAACATTTGTTCCCTGGCTTAAGGAACTTTAGGGCATATCTAAACACTGCAAGTGCAGGATTTCTGCCACTAACAGCCCTTAAACGAAGCATGGATTTTCTATCATATCTTACAGATTTTAGAGAAGGTGTTGATTCAGTGGATTTTCTGGACAAAGAAATCATGGAAAACGTCCTTGATGAAGGAAAAAGACTCCTACGTACGAAGAGAGAAAACCTAACGCTAACGATTCAAACGACGGAAGGTTTAAGGAGGTTACTTCTTTCCATAGAACCGAAGAAAAGTATGAATATTATCTCCTTTGACATGGAATTTCCTTCTCTCTCTTGTCTTTTAAAAAGTTATGCCCAACGATACAATCTTGAACTTAGAGTCATCAAGAACAGAAATGGCTGGTACTATCTTGAAGACATGGAAAAGCTAGTAGATGATAATACCTTTGCGATAATCGGAAGCAGTGTTCAATGGATCTCCGGCCAGAGGATGAATCTGAGAGAGCTCTCCAGAATTGCTCATGAACATGGAGCTTGGGTTATAGTTGATGCTGTGCAGCATCTGGGAAACCTGACCCTCTATCCGGAGAAGGAGGGTGTTGACGCCGTGATTGCAGGAGGAGAAAAGTGGCTCTTAAATCCCTCCGTAGGCTCTGGACTTATGTACGTTTCAAATGCTCTCATAGAAGAAGCCTCCCCAATAGCAGGTTTGTTAAACATGAAATCCCCAGTGGGAGAATGGTCTTCATGGTGGGGCATGCCCGAGAAAGATCCGTGGGGCAACTTTGACTTTAGAAATGATGCTAGAAAACTTGATTTTGGAGGTGGGCCACCGTATCTTCTTGCCACTACGTTGTGGGGAGCTTTGGAGGTTATAAATGAAATCGGCATTGAAAAAATTGAGAGACACAACACTAACCTTGCAGGAAGAATCAAAGATGAGATCTTGGCCCTTGGCCTGGAAATTATAGGCGGAGAAGACTGGGAGAAGTCAGCAATAATAACAATCAAAACCGGTTTAAGTTACGAAAAAGAAGAGGAGATTTACAAGAGGATTCTTGCAGAAGGAATAAAAGTCAGTCATAGAGGTGCGTTAGGACATTATGGGATAAGGGTATCACCGCACTTGTACAACGAAATGAAAGATATTGAAATATTTTTAGAATTCCTTGTGAACTCTCTTTCTAGACTTTAA
- a CDS encoding TIM barrel protein — protein sequence MKKVDRLRFGTAGIPISTPKPSTLTGIEQVKKLGLDAMELEFVRGVNLKPEMAKKIKYVAQKNDILLTAHAPYYINLNATEKAKREASKNRIIQSAERLHEAGGWSVVFHAGYYLKQEPSKVYDTIKSEIRDIVKTLQDKGVNVWIRPELTGKPTQFGSLNELIRISQEVEQVLPAIDFAHCHARNKGKYNSTEEWREMLSLLEEGLGRDALNNMHIHISGIEYSDKGEKNHLNLQESDMKWKDLLRVLKEFKVKGVVISESPNIEGDAILMKRKYEKIKV from the coding sequence ATGAAAAAGGTTGATCGTTTGAGGTTTGGAACTGCGGGAATTCCAATCTCAACCCCCAAACCCTCCACCCTCACAGGGATAGAACAAGTTAAAAAGCTTGGATTGGATGCTATGGAACTAGAATTTGTTAGAGGAGTAAATCTAAAACCGGAGATGGCAAAAAAAATTAAATATGTGGCCCAAAAAAACGACATTCTTCTAACAGCACATGCACCATATTATATCAATCTAAATGCAACTGAGAAAGCTAAGAGAGAAGCAAGTAAAAATAGAATAATTCAAAGTGCCGAACGGCTTCATGAAGCTGGAGGATGGAGTGTGGTATTCCATGCGGGATATTACCTTAAGCAAGAGCCCTCTAAAGTTTACGACACAATAAAAAGTGAGATAAGAGATATCGTAAAAACCTTACAGGATAAAGGGGTCAATGTGTGGATTCGGCCAGAACTTACTGGAAAACCAACTCAATTTGGAAGTCTAAACGAACTTATACGGATAAGTCAAGAAGTAGAACAAGTCTTGCCAGCAATAGACTTTGCACACTGCCATGCTAGAAATAAAGGGAAGTACAACAGCACAGAGGAATGGAGGGAAATGCTTTCATTACTCGAAGAGGGATTAGGCCGGGATGCTTTGAATAATATGCATATACACATAAGCGGCATAGAATACTCTGATAAAGGAGAAAAGAATCACTTAAACCTTCAAGAAAGTGATATGAAATGGAAAGACCTTCTGAGAGTTCTTAAGGAGTTCAAGGTCAAAGGTGTCGTAATAAGTGAAAGTCCAAATATAGAAGGAGACGCCATACTCATGAAGAGAAAATATGAAAAAATTAAAGTCTAG
- a CDS encoding coiled-coil domain-containing protein — MKLREALHKYEEIQKRSKKEMAKLSQEYTKRVEHMILDILKLLQELKEKEIPKKVDPRLARIVKMERETYVRALQNMVGKIKDIEDVEKILPEISRLHVAHGRHLLLTFEKDVYKINNLLKSLSNEYANYVSEIEKLQPKEIMAEKLLKEIQDFKKHINEEEQKLKDLVEMLSELNERKKKLEESSEFIALQENERKLKKEISREELNLRSKVSKLQKPIKRMRLPDNRAREFLKDSAYALEHPHEFLELLEEISDKLDKKYQNTIEWTRKNIPTKTQKLKELKRQLAGVEIELSRFKTEEESLHKSIEKLRQKINKKEEKIKSLKEELQKIEKQLEESLLELEEIIGEKIEY; from the coding sequence TTGAAGCTGAGGGAAGCACTGCATAAATATGAAGAAATACAAAAGAGATCCAAAAAAGAAATGGCAAAACTCTCACAAGAGTATACAAAAAGGGTAGAGCACATGATTTTAGATATTTTAAAGTTATTACAGGAACTCAAAGAAAAAGAAATCCCAAAAAAAGTGGATCCTAGACTTGCGAGAATCGTAAAAATGGAGAGAGAAACTTATGTCAGGGCTCTTCAAAATATGGTTGGAAAAATAAAAGACATCGAAGATGTAGAAAAAATATTACCTGAAATATCTCGACTACACGTTGCTCATGGCAGACACCTGCTTCTAACATTCGAAAAAGATGTTTACAAAATAAACAACCTCTTAAAGAGCTTGTCTAACGAATATGCCAATTATGTTTCAGAAATCGAAAAATTACAACCCAAAGAAATCATGGCAGAAAAACTATTAAAGGAAATCCAAGATTTCAAAAAGCATATAAACGAAGAGGAGCAGAAACTAAAAGACCTTGTTGAAATGCTAAGTGAACTTAATGAAAGGAAAAAGAAGCTAGAAGAATCTTCTGAATTCATTGCTTTACAAGAAAATGAAAGAAAGCTCAAAAAAGAAATTTCAAGAGAAGAGCTTAACCTACGTTCTAAGGTCTCCAAACTCCAAAAACCAATAAAAAGGATGAGATTGCCAGATAATCGTGCAAGAGAGTTTTTAAAAGATAGTGCTTATGCTCTTGAACACCCTCATGAATTTCTGGAACTTCTTGAGGAAATCAGTGATAAGCTAGATAAAAAGTATCAAAATACTATTGAATGGACAAGAAAGAACATTCCCACAAAGACTCAAAAACTTAAAGAGCTTAAGAGACAGTTGGCAGGAGTTGAGATAGAATTATCTCGTTTCAAGACTGAGGAAGAGTCTCTCCACAAATCAATAGAAAAACTAAGGCAGAAAATAAACAAAAAAGAGGAGAAAATAAAATCTCTTAAAGAAGAATTACAAAAAATAGAAAAGCAACTCGAAGAGAGTCTTTTAGAACTCGAAGAAATTATTGGAGAGAAGATAGAATATTAA
- a CDS encoding DUF373 family protein has translation MLAIDRDDDFGKKAGVKGPIIGRDACVDAALKLSLADPEDSDANVLYAAVKLYDELKKRAEFDDIEVALITGHPEVGVKSDLELNKQLEKVLAQFPADGIIPVTDGAEDEQIFPIITSKVPIISTKRIVVKQSESIETTYYIIYRYLKEILSDPEAAKIFFGLPGMILLIYGIARLLSIKYQQSVTIISSTVTGVILFLIGAYFFVKAFKVKEVLSHFFTEGFIQFVSIVAALFVLFAGAVNAYLNLESIALELIGRYPGTELLGVVIFLNGINTSFVAALGVLMIGKVIHSYLRRDHRIWYYISGLLLLPALWVTIDVTTLYALSIVSFYSMEFLRKGIIAFGDIALATLVGMYLRDKVRGWGKVEAEGSTA, from the coding sequence GTGCTCGCCATTGATAGAGATGATGACTTTGGCAAGAAAGCTGGGGTTAAAGGCCCAATTATTGGTAGGGATGCTTGTGTGGATGCAGCACTAAAGCTGAGTTTAGCTGATCCCGAAGATAGTGATGCCAATGTTCTCTATGCTGCTGTGAAATTATATGATGAACTTAAAAAGCGCGCGGAATTTGATGATATAGAGGTAGCCCTCATCACGGGCCACCCGGAAGTGGGAGTTAAAAGTGACTTAGAATTAAACAAGCAATTGGAAAAAGTCCTTGCTCAATTTCCGGCTGATGGTATAATACCTGTTACAGATGGAGCTGAAGACGAGCAAATTTTTCCAATAATCACTTCAAAAGTTCCTATTATAAGTACAAAAAGGATTGTTGTGAAACAGAGCGAAAGTATAGAAACAACGTATTACATAATTTATCGTTATTTAAAAGAGATTTTAAGTGATCCAGAAGCTGCTAAAATATTCTTTGGGTTGCCAGGAATGATACTTCTCATCTACGGTATAGCAAGACTGCTCTCCATAAAGTACCAGCAGAGTGTTACTATTATTTCATCCACAGTTACTGGTGTTATTCTATTCCTTATAGGCGCTTACTTCTTCGTAAAGGCATTTAAAGTAAAAGAAGTTTTAAGCCATTTCTTTACCGAGGGATTCATACAATTTGTGTCCATAGTAGCTGCACTATTCGTTCTTTTTGCTGGGGCGGTGAATGCCTATCTGAACTTAGAGAGTATAGCACTAGAACTAATCGGGAGATACCCAGGCACAGAGCTTTTAGGGGTTGTAATATTTTTAAATGGTATAAACACATCATTTGTTGCAGCTTTGGGAGTGTTAATGATTGGCAAGGTTATTCATTCTTATTTAAGAAGAGATCACCGCATATGGTATTACATAAGCGGGCTTCTCCTTCTTCCAGCACTTTGGGTTACTATTGATGTTACCACTCTCTATGCTCTCTCCATAGTATCTTTTTACTCCATGGAATTTCTTAGAAAAGGTATAATTGCTTTTGGAGATATAGCACTTGCAACGCTAGTGGGAATGTACTTAAGAGATAAAGTAAGAGGATGGGGAAAAGTTGAAGCTGAGGGAAGCACTGCATAA
- a CDS encoding thiamine-binding protein — MRTLIEATSLGEGFKIIKEPHELMFRVDAKRLSATIRIDNKRNKDRDMKNKFKSVFEKIWGD, encoded by the coding sequence ATGAGAACACTCATCGAAGCTACCAGTTTGGGTGAAGGCTTTAAAATAATAAAAGAACCCCATGAACTAATGTTTAGAGTAGATGCAAAAAGATTGAGTGCAACAATAAGAATTGATAACAAAAGGAATAAAGATAGAGATATGAAAAACAAATTCAAATCAGTTTTTGAAAAAATTTGGGGGGATTAA
- a CDS encoding TIGR00296 family protein: MYKIKDEWGVFLIKLARTAIEEYLKNGKELEPPQDTPPDLWEKMGVFVTLNRYNVPPQQALRGCIGFPYPIYPLVIATIKAAIYAAVDDPRFPPLSIEELNKITIEVSVLTPPEPVEGPPDERPNKIKVGRDGLIVKKGIYSGLLLPQVPIEWNWDEEEFLSETCWKAGLSPDCWLDEDTEVYRFTAEIFEEEHPNGSIKRKL, translated from the coding sequence ATGTATAAGATAAAAGATGAATGGGGAGTATTCTTAATAAAACTAGCTAGAACAGCAATAGAAGAATATTTAAAAAATGGTAAAGAGCTTGAACCCCCTCAAGATACTCCACCAGACCTCTGGGAGAAAATGGGAGTATTCGTTACATTAAACCGATATAACGTGCCTCCTCAACAAGCATTAAGGGGATGTATTGGATTCCCCTACCCAATTTACCCATTGGTTATAGCAACAATAAAAGCAGCAATCTATGCTGCTGTAGATGATCCACGCTTTCCTCCACTCAGTATTGAAGAGCTGAACAAGATCACGATTGAGGTCAGTGTTCTAACCCCTCCTGAACCTGTGGAAGGCCCTCCCGACGAGAGGCCCAATAAGATAAAAGTGGGGAGGGATGGATTAATCGTTAAAAAAGGGATTTATAGTGGGCTCCTCTTACCACAAGTTCCTATTGAGTGGAACTGGGATGAAGAAGAATTTTTAAGTGAAACCTGCTGGAAAGCTGGTTTATCACCTGACTGTTGGTTGGATGAAGACACAGAGGTCTATCGATTCACTGCTGAAATTTTTGAAGAGGAACATCCCAATGGTTCGATAAAACGAAAGCTTTAG